Proteins co-encoded in one Ralstonia sp. RRA genomic window:
- a CDS encoding substrate-binding domain-containing protein encodes MTFQFEVFPVIGPDDNPRANGKVFQLLRAVRETGSLHRAAKQVGLSYRHAWGVMRSWEEMLGRALLDMERGRGASLTLFGERMLRAEMRLREQLDPAVRQAMGQFMAELEDASQSQTRIRFSGSHDPAVEVLAETFTHESQASRLDTVFCSAVEGLICLQEKQCEVAGFYVAPQQGAGSIAHQTLRKWLRPTAVRLIALADREQGLMMSPEWAGRVQSLQDLARTQARFINRQRSSGTRLLFDQLLVAAGLYPDQINGYDEQEFSSDKIAVAVQEGRADVGFGLRPGAEAHGLHFVPLTRETYYLAVRRNDALASWVRELIERIGQPTFREGLSHLAGYRATEQVSLLTADQALPWHAEDTRALAH; translated from the coding sequence ATGACGTTCCAGTTCGAGGTATTCCCGGTGATTGGCCCGGACGACAATCCGCGCGCCAACGGCAAGGTCTTTCAGTTGCTGCGGGCGGTGCGTGAAACGGGGTCGCTGCACCGGGCAGCCAAGCAGGTGGGGTTGTCGTACCGGCACGCATGGGGCGTGATGCGCTCGTGGGAAGAGATGCTCGGGCGGGCGCTGCTGGATATGGAGCGTGGTCGCGGGGCATCGCTCACCCTGTTCGGCGAGCGGATGCTGCGTGCCGAGATGCGCCTGCGCGAGCAGCTTGACCCGGCTGTGCGCCAAGCCATGGGCCAGTTCATGGCCGAATTGGAAGACGCTTCGCAGTCGCAAACACGCATTCGCTTTTCGGGCAGCCATGATCCGGCAGTGGAAGTGCTGGCCGAGACCTTTACGCATGAAAGCCAGGCTTCGCGGCTCGATACCGTGTTCTGCAGCGCCGTGGAAGGGCTGATCTGCCTGCAGGAGAAGCAGTGCGAGGTGGCCGGCTTCTATGTGGCGCCCCAACAGGGCGCTGGCTCAATTGCCCACCAGACGCTGCGCAAGTGGCTGCGCCCGACCGCTGTACGCCTGATCGCCCTGGCCGATCGGGAGCAGGGGTTGATGATGTCGCCGGAATGGGCGGGGCGTGTGCAGTCGCTGCAGGATCTGGCCCGGACCCAGGCGCGGTTCATCAACCGCCAGCGCAGTTCTGGCACGCGCCTGCTGTTCGATCAACTGCTGGTGGCGGCCGGGTTATACCCCGACCAGATCAACGGTTACGACGAGCAGGAGTTTTCCAGCGACAAGATCGCCGTGGCCGTGCAGGAAGGGCGGGCAGATGTCGGGTTTGGCCTGCGTCCCGGCGCCGAGGCCCATGGCCTGCATTTCGTGCCGCTCACGCGCGAGACGTATTACTTGGCGGTGCGCCGCAATGACGCGCTTGCCTCATGGGTGCGCGAGCTGATCGAGCGCATTGGGCAGCCGACGTTCCGCGAGGGGCTGAGCCATCTGGCGGGCTATCGCGCCACCGAGCAGGTTTCGTTGCTGACGGCCGACCAGGCGCTTCCTTGGCACGCCGAGGACACCCGCGCGCTGGCCCACTGA
- a CDS encoding ABC transporter permease: MSRFSVWTQALRMLRRDWRAGELNLLLVALVLAVAALASVSFLADRMHAGLERDARQLIGADVLVVSDQPLPNDIEAHARAGGLEVTHTATFPSMASTLTNGSSGEPASQLAAIKAVDAGYPLRGTLKVSGDGRDTVGAPIRAIPSAGTVWVDAPLLEALGLRVGDAIRLGTRTFKIAHVITQELDRGAGFMNFAPRVMLPMADLASTGLVTYGSRVTYRLLVAGPDAATTAFRNWTESELKTRQVRGVRIESLQNGQPQMRETLDRAERFLSLVALLAAMIAAVAITMAARRYTARHTDAVAIIKCLGLRQGQILGTFALEFLLIGVLGSLVGVALGYGAHWLLLASLGDLVTVSLPAPSVWPAVVGVTAGLVLLVGFAVPPLLSLVRVPPLRVLRRDVDERAIAAWVGYALGAAAFFALLVVSARDVKLGALTAGGFAGAILVFALLAAGGLRALAVSLGRGRALGVGWRFALAVLERRRGVSVLQTVALAVGLMALLLLAMTRNDLIRSWHNATPADAPNRFIINIQPDQMEAVSQVLARAGVADPKLYPMVRGRLTQVNGQTIDRQTYVESRARNLVEREFNLSYATEQPPENRIVAGQWFGGQKPEASVEEGIAKTLNLHLGDVLRFDVAGQTVDAPITSLRKLDWSSMRVNFFVILPPAALHDMPQTYVTAFRIPAGQADLPAKLVREFPNLTVVDTELILQQVQGVLDQVTVAVEFLFVFTLAAGVLVLYAALSGSRDERLRDAGVLRALGAGSGIVRQTQYAEVLIVGGLAGLMAGVGAIAIGWVLSAHVFDFPYRFNPAILPVGIVGGMLCAFAGGWLGLRDVLRRPAMATLRDA, encoded by the coding sequence ATGTCACGTTTTTCCGTCTGGACCCAAGCCCTGCGCATGCTGCGCCGCGATTGGCGCGCTGGTGAGCTGAACCTGCTGCTTGTTGCGCTGGTGCTGGCCGTGGCTGCGCTGGCGTCTGTCAGCTTTCTGGCGGACCGCATGCATGCCGGCCTGGAGCGCGATGCGCGCCAGTTGATCGGCGCAGATGTGCTCGTGGTGTCCGATCAGCCGCTGCCGAATGACATCGAGGCGCATGCGCGCGCCGGCGGCCTGGAAGTGACGCACACCGCCACCTTCCCCAGCATGGCCAGCACACTCACCAACGGGTCATCCGGCGAGCCAGCATCGCAACTGGCGGCCATCAAGGCGGTGGATGCGGGATACCCGCTGCGCGGCACGCTCAAGGTGAGCGGCGACGGGCGCGATACCGTGGGTGCGCCTATTCGCGCCATTCCTTCTGCAGGCACGGTGTGGGTCGACGCACCGTTGCTCGAAGCACTGGGCCTGCGTGTGGGCGATGCCATTCGCCTGGGCACACGCACCTTCAAGATCGCCCACGTCATCACGCAGGAGCTGGACCGCGGTGCCGGCTTCATGAACTTTGCCCCGCGCGTGATGCTGCCGATGGCCGATCTGGCTTCCACCGGCCTCGTCACCTACGGCAGCCGCGTCACGTATCGCCTGCTGGTGGCCGGGCCCGACGCTGCCACCACTGCCTTCCGCAACTGGACCGAAAGCGAACTGAAGACGCGTCAGGTGCGCGGCGTGCGTATTGAGTCTCTGCAGAATGGTCAGCCGCAGATGCGCGAAACACTGGATCGTGCCGAGCGCTTCCTCTCGCTCGTCGCCTTGCTCGCCGCGATGATTGCGGCCGTGGCGATCACCATGGCCGCGCGACGCTACACCGCACGGCATACCGATGCGGTGGCCATCATCAAATGCCTCGGGCTGCGGCAGGGGCAGATTCTCGGGACGTTTGCGCTGGAGTTTCTGCTGATCGGCGTGCTGGGTTCGCTGGTGGGGGTGGCGCTGGGCTATGGCGCGCATTGGTTGCTGCTGGCGTCGCTGGGTGATCTGGTGACGGTGTCGCTGCCGGCGCCGTCTGTGTGGCCGGCCGTGGTGGGCGTGACAGCAGGACTGGTGTTGCTGGTCGGCTTTGCCGTGCCGCCGTTGCTGAGCCTGGTACGCGTGCCACCGCTGCGCGTACTCCGACGTGACGTGGATGAGCGCGCCATCGCTGCCTGGGTGGGCTATGCGCTGGGGGCGGCCGCATTCTTTGCGTTGCTGGTGGTGTCAGCGCGTGATGTGAAGCTGGGCGCGCTGACGGCGGGTGGGTTTGCCGGCGCCATCCTTGTCTTTGCGTTGCTGGCGGCCGGCGGGCTGCGTGCACTGGCAGTGTCGCTCGGGCGCGGTCGTGCGCTGGGCGTTGGCTGGCGTTTTGCGCTGGCGGTGCTGGAGCGCCGTCGCGGCGTGAGCGTGCTGCAAACCGTGGCGCTGGCTGTCGGGTTGATGGCGCTGCTGCTGCTTGCCATGACGCGCAATGACCTGATCCGCTCGTGGCACAACGCCACGCCTGCCGATGCGCCCAACCGCTTCATCATCAACATCCAGCCGGATCAGATGGAGGCGGTGTCGCAGGTGCTGGCCCGCGCGGGTGTGGCCGATCCCAAGCTCTACCCGATGGTGCGCGGGCGCCTGACGCAGGTGAATGGTCAGACGATCGACCGCCAGACGTATGTGGAATCCCGCGCACGCAACCTCGTCGAGCGCGAGTTCAACCTGTCCTACGCGACCGAACAGCCGCCAGAGAACCGTATCGTCGCCGGTCAGTGGTTTGGCGGGCAGAAGCCCGAGGCGTCGGTGGAGGAGGGCATCGCCAAGACGCTGAATCTGCACCTGGGCGACGTGCTGCGTTTCGACGTTGCCGGGCAGACGGTGGATGCGCCTATCACGTCATTGCGCAAGCTGGACTGGAGTTCGATGCGCGTGAACTTCTTCGTGATCCTGCCGCCCGCGGCGTTGCACGACATGCCGCAGACCTACGTGACGGCGTTCCGCATTCCGGCAGGGCAGGCTGATCTGCCGGCCAAGCTGGTGCGCGAGTTCCCGAATCTGACGGTGGTGGATACCGAGCTGATCCTGCAGCAGGTGCAGGGCGTGCTCGACCAAGTGACGGTAGCGGTCGAGTTCCTATTTGTCTTCACGCTGGCGGCGGGCGTGCTGGTGCTGTATGCGGCGCTGTCCGGGTCTCGCGACGAGCGTTTGCGCGATGCCGGCGTGCTGCGCGCGCTGGGCGCGGGTTCCGGCATCGTGCGTCAGACGCAATACGCCGAGGTGTTGATCGTGGGCGGCTTGGCCGGATTGATGGCGGGGGTGGGCGCCATCGCCATCGGCTGGGTGCTGTCGGCGCATGTGTTTGATTTCCCGTACCGATTCAACCCGGCGATCTTGCCGGTGGGCATCGTGGGCGGCATGCTGTGCGCCTTTGCCGGTGGCTGGCTGGGTTTGCGCGATGTGCTGCGACGCCCGGCCATGGCGACGCTGCGGGATGCCTGA
- a CDS encoding group II truncated hemoglobin: protein MTDATSSQETLAFDLIGGEARVRELVDRFYDLMDLEPEFAVLRGVHPPSLDSARDKLFWFLCGWLGGPNHYIERFGHPRLRARHLPFEIGTQERDQWMRCMALAMQDVGLDEALQMRLMQAFWQTADWMRNVPR, encoded by the coding sequence ATGACTGACGCAACTTCCAGCCAGGAAACCCTGGCCTTCGATCTGATTGGTGGCGAGGCGCGCGTGCGCGAACTCGTCGATCGCTTCTATGACCTGATGGACCTCGAGCCCGAGTTTGCCGTGCTGCGCGGGGTGCATCCGCCCAGCCTGGACAGCGCACGCGACAAGCTGTTCTGGTTCCTGTGCGGCTGGCTCGGTGGCCCGAATCACTACATCGAGCGTTTTGGCCATCCGCGCTTGCGCGCACGCCATCTGCCGTTCGAGATCGGCACGCAGGAGCGCGATCAATGGATGCGCTGCATGGCGCTCGCAATGCAAGACGTCGGCCTGGATGAAGCCCTGCAGATGCGCCTCATGCAAGCCTTCTGGCAGACCGCCGACTGGATGCGCAATGTGCCGCGATAG
- a CDS encoding DUF924 family protein: MIGLPTADDVLAFWFGTTPLTDARPEWFTKSDAFDAEIRARFLPLWEALSVGEPDTWMDTPLEAIARIVVLDQFSRNMFRSSPRAFASDAAALQSAQIVVAAGWDARLPTRFHRAFCYLPFEHSEVLAVQDESIRLYTRLRDQEGDADSLVWAEKHHEIIARFGRFPHRNAVLGRASTPEEVQFLSQPGSSF; encoded by the coding sequence ATGATCGGTTTGCCCACTGCCGACGACGTGCTCGCGTTCTGGTTTGGCACCACGCCGCTCACCGATGCGAGGCCGGAGTGGTTCACCAAGTCCGACGCCTTCGATGCCGAGATCCGCGCGCGCTTCCTGCCGCTGTGGGAAGCGCTGTCAGTGGGTGAGCCCGATACCTGGATGGATACGCCGTTGGAGGCCATCGCGCGCATCGTCGTGCTGGATCAATTCTCGCGCAACATGTTCCGCAGCAGCCCGCGCGCGTTTGCCAGTGACGCGGCTGCACTGCAGTCCGCGCAGATCGTCGTGGCAGCAGGTTGGGATGCCCGGTTGCCGACGCGCTTTCATCGCGCGTTCTGCTACCTGCCGTTCGAGCACAGCGAGGTGCTGGCAGTGCAGGACGAGTCGATCCGCCTCTACACGCGCCTGCGTGATCAGGAGGGCGATGCTGACTCGCTAGTCTGGGCGGAAAAGCATCACGAGATCATTGCGCGCTTTGGGCGCTTTCCGCATCGCAATGCTGTACTCGGGCGCGCGTCTACGCCCGAAGAGGTGCAGTTTCTGAGCCAGCCTGGGTCGTCTTTCTAG
- a CDS encoding TIGR00730 family Rossman fold protein, producing the protein MKSICVYCGSSPGERPDYKAGAIALGNEMVKRGLTLVYGGGNVGLMGIVADAVLHGGNPVVGIIPKSLVRKEVGHKELTELHIVDSMHQRKQMMADRADAFIAMPGGVGTYEELFETFTWLQLGYHNKPIGLLNVAGFYDKLLAFIDHAVQEGFLKRHHADLLHLSDNPAELIDMLAQAPRETVDKWSERRERT; encoded by the coding sequence ATGAAATCGATCTGCGTCTATTGCGGTTCCAGCCCGGGTGAACGCCCGGACTACAAGGCCGGCGCCATTGCGCTGGGCAACGAGATGGTCAAGCGCGGCCTCACGCTCGTCTACGGAGGCGGCAACGTCGGCCTGATGGGCATCGTGGCCGATGCGGTGCTGCACGGCGGCAACCCCGTGGTGGGCATCATCCCCAAGTCGCTGGTGCGCAAGGAAGTCGGCCATAAGGAGCTGACTGAGCTGCACATCGTCGACAGCATGCACCAGCGCAAGCAGATGATGGCCGACCGCGCCGATGCCTTCATCGCCATGCCCGGCGGTGTGGGCACCTACGAAGAGCTGTTCGAGACCTTCACGTGGCTGCAGCTCGGCTATCACAACAAGCCGATCGGCCTGCTGAACGTGGCGGGCTTCTACGACAAGCTGCTGGCCTTCATCGACCACGCCGTGCAGGAAGGCTTCCTCAAGCGCCACCACGCCGACCTGCTGCACTTGAGCGACAACCCGGCCGAGCTGATCGACATGCTCGCGCAAGCACCACGCGAGACGGTCGACAAGTGGTCGGAGCGCCGCGAGCGCACCTGA
- a CDS encoding TetR/AcrR family transcriptional regulator: METKQHSTGPRRTRDRILEVSLRLFNELGEPNVTTTTIAEELEISPGNLYYHFRNKDDIINSIFVQFEQEIARRLKLPDDHKATLDETWGYLQYMSEFLWNYRFLYRDINDLLARNRMLELNFKRIVEQKRHFAMDICHQFIEDGEMEATPVQVDAICTNIVVIATYWLSFQFVQHPRQYNDQNAIRDHLHGASYHILSILAPYLRGKPRRAFDLLAVSRSNDPPIGAPSASSPTTPAK; this comes from the coding sequence ATGGAAACCAAGCAGCATTCCACCGGCCCACGCCGCACGCGCGATCGCATCCTCGAAGTATCGCTGCGCCTGTTTAACGAGCTGGGCGAGCCCAACGTCACCACTACGACGATTGCCGAAGAACTGGAGATCAGCCCCGGCAACCTGTACTACCACTTCCGCAACAAAGACGACATCATCAACTCGATCTTCGTGCAGTTCGAGCAGGAGATCGCGCGTCGCCTGAAGCTGCCGGATGACCACAAGGCCACGCTGGATGAGACTTGGGGTTACCTGCAGTACATGTCGGAGTTCCTGTGGAACTACCGTTTTCTGTACCGCGACATCAACGATCTGCTGGCACGCAACCGCATGCTGGAGTTGAACTTCAAGCGCATCGTCGAGCAGAAACGCCATTTCGCGATGGACATCTGCCACCAGTTCATCGAAGACGGTGAAATGGAAGCCACGCCGGTCCAAGTCGATGCGATCTGTACCAACATCGTGGTGATCGCCACCTACTGGCTGTCGTTCCAGTTCGTGCAGCACCCGCGTCAGTACAACGACCAGAACGCGATCCGTGATCATCTGCACGGCGCGAGTTACCACATCCTGTCGATCCTCGCGCCTTACCTGCGCGGCAAGCCGCGGCGCGCCTTCGATCTGCTCGCGGTCAGCCGCAGCAATGATCCGCCGATTGGCGCACCAAGCGCCTCCAGCCCTACCACCCCTGCCAAATGA
- a CDS encoding diacylglycerol kinase — MKPTTPPERPAPPPAAGAYSPADNPHKGNRGITRAWFALKNSISGIRFAIDEESAFRQELTLCAILLPCAFVIPATVVERILMLGTLVLVLIVELLNSSVEAAVDRISLEQHGLSKRAKDFGSAAVMLALLLCVGTWVAIAWPWVASLLR; from the coding sequence ATGAAGCCGACCACGCCGCCAGAGCGTCCAGCTCCGCCGCCCGCGGCGGGTGCCTATTCGCCGGCCGACAACCCGCACAAGGGCAACCGGGGCATCACGCGGGCCTGGTTTGCCCTCAAGAACTCCATCAGCGGCATCCGCTTCGCCATCGACGAGGAAAGCGCGTTCCGCCAGGAACTGACGCTGTGCGCGATCCTGCTGCCATGCGCGTTCGTCATCCCCGCTACGGTGGTGGAACGCATCCTGATGCTCGGCACGCTGGTGCTGGTGCTGATTGTCGAGCTGCTCAACTCAAGCGTGGAAGCGGCAGTCGATCGCATTTCGCTGGAGCAGCACGGGCTGTCCAAACGCGCCAAGGATTTCGGTAGCGCGGCGGTCATGCTGGCCCTGCTGCTGTGCGTGGGGACGTGGGTGGCGATCGCCTGGCCGTGGGTAGCATCGCTGTTGCGCTAA
- a CDS encoding glycosyltransferase family 1 protein, whose product MIVTDAWEPQVNGVVRTLTQTRRELEAMGHIVDMITPLEFKTVPCPTYPEIRLSILPAKRVRERIEKFAPQALHIATEGPLGLAARAYALRHKLPYTTAYHTRFPEYVQARFGIPLAWTYRFLRWFHSPAQAVMAPTPVVLKDLADYGITNGVLWTRGVDLDVFTSQRGNVLNTAHPIFLYVGRVAVEKNVEAFLELDLPGSKWVVGEGPALAGLKAKYPNANYLGVLKQPELAKVYASADVFVFPSRTDTFGLVLLEALASGLPVAAYPVTGPIDVLGDSPAGALREDLREACLEALRIDRTTARAHAEKFSWRAASEQFLAHLRPMPVVQSGDTKTAQPSTATGA is encoded by the coding sequence ATGATCGTCACCGATGCGTGGGAACCGCAGGTCAACGGCGTCGTCCGCACCCTGACCCAGACGCGCCGTGAGCTTGAGGCCATGGGCCACATCGTCGACATGATCACGCCGCTCGAATTCAAGACGGTGCCGTGCCCGACATATCCGGAGATCCGCCTGTCGATCCTGCCGGCCAAGCGCGTGCGCGAGCGCATCGAGAAGTTCGCACCGCAAGCGCTGCACATCGCCACCGAAGGCCCGCTGGGGCTGGCTGCGCGCGCCTATGCGCTGCGCCACAAGCTGCCCTACACGACGGCGTATCACACACGCTTTCCGGAGTACGTGCAGGCACGCTTCGGCATTCCGCTGGCCTGGACGTATCGCTTCCTGCGCTGGTTCCACAGCCCCGCCCAGGCCGTGATGGCGCCGACGCCCGTGGTGCTGAAAGACCTCGCCGATTACGGCATCACCAACGGCGTGCTGTGGACGCGCGGCGTGGATCTGGATGTCTTCACCTCGCAGCGCGGCAACGTGCTCAACACCGCGCACCCGATCTTCCTGTACGTCGGTCGCGTGGCCGTTGAGAAGAACGTGGAAGCCTTCCTGGAACTGGACCTGCCCGGCTCCAAGTGGGTGGTGGGCGAAGGCCCGGCGCTGGCCGGCCTGAAAGCAAAGTACCCGAACGCCAACTACCTGGGCGTGCTTAAGCAGCCGGAGCTGGCCAAGGTGTACGCCTCGGCGGATGTGTTCGTCTTCCCGAGCCGCACGGATACGTTTGGTCTGGTGCTGCTCGAAGCCTTGGCCAGCGGCCTGCCGGTGGCGGCTTATCCAGTGACGGGCCCGATCGACGTGCTGGGCGACTCGCCGGCCGGCGCATTGCGCGAGGACCTGCGCGAAGCCTGCCTGGAAGCCCTGCGCATTGATCGCACCACGGCACGGGCGCATGCCGAGAAATTCTCGTGGCGCGCGGCCTCCGAGCAATTCCTGGCACACCTGCGCCCGATGCCCGTCGTACAATCCGGCGATACAAAGACCGCTCAACCCTCGACTGCCACGGGTGCTTAA
- a CDS encoding UDP-2,3-diacylglucosamine diphosphatase, which produces MQMAAGLAAAGALGSAVPAGRGDVRDHEAPASAPIPALAPDQLADKDTDPPAEKVHRYRTIWLSDIHLGTPGCQADYLLDFLKHNDSDTLYLVGDIVDGWQLRKGWYWPQAHNDVVQKVLRRARKGTRVVFIPGNHDEMARQFHGLNFGDIEVAEDAVHVTATGKRLWVVHGDLFDGVMQHARWLAYVGDSLYTFILAMNRHFNRIRVKLGFPYWSLSQYLKHQVKNAVNFINSFERVMTDEARRRGCDGVVCGHIHKAEIREIDGQLYCNDGDWVESLSALVETMEGELQIVYWTHLLDAPRTSRRARRAAAAAA; this is translated from the coding sequence ATGCAAATGGCCGCCGGACTTGCCGCCGCCGGCGCACTGGGTTCCGCCGTACCGGCCGGCCGCGGTGACGTACGGGATCACGAGGCGCCCGCCTCGGCGCCGATCCCGGCTCTGGCGCCCGATCAGTTGGCGGACAAGGACACCGACCCGCCCGCAGAAAAAGTCCACCGCTATCGCACGATCTGGCTGTCGGACATCCACCTCGGCACGCCGGGTTGCCAGGCAGACTACCTGCTCGATTTCCTCAAGCACAACGACTCCGACACGCTGTACCTCGTTGGCGACATCGTCGACGGTTGGCAGCTGCGCAAGGGCTGGTACTGGCCGCAGGCGCACAACGACGTCGTGCAGAAGGTACTGCGTCGTGCGCGCAAGGGCACCCGCGTGGTGTTCATCCCCGGCAACCATGACGAGATGGCGCGCCAGTTCCACGGTCTGAATTTCGGTGACATCGAAGTCGCTGAAGATGCCGTGCATGTGACGGCCACCGGCAAGCGCCTGTGGGTCGTGCACGGCGATCTGTTCGACGGTGTGATGCAGCACGCGCGCTGGCTCGCCTACGTGGGCGACTCGCTCTACACCTTCATCCTGGCGATGAACCGGCACTTCAACCGCATTCGCGTGAAGCTGGGGTTCCCGTACTGGTCGCTATCGCAATACCTCAAGCATCAGGTCAAGAACGCGGTCAACTTCATCAACTCGTTCGAGCGCGTGATGACCGACGAGGCACGCCGCCGTGGCTGCGACGGCGTGGTCTGCGGGCATATCCACAAGGCCGAGATTCGCGAGATCGACGGCCAGCTTTACTGCAACGACGGCGACTGGGTGGAGAGTCTTTCCGCGCTGGTCGAAACGATGGAAGGCGAACTGCAGATCGTCTACTGGACGCATCTGCTCGATGCGCCGCGCACTTCCCGCCGCGCTCGCCGTGCCGCTGCGGCCGCTGCCTGA
- a CDS encoding alpha/beta fold hydrolase, with amino-acid sequence MTRADLPASPTPLASLTAANARRIAVGLQCAATLAVAWAAHRWGALSWPGTAAVAAAALILGYLISVGWAFVIVSTSLGTAIPDDPVWDRMPVPREQRIGVAGFIACWLRECASVAWMFNVLQPFRAQAAFDAAAGGGTRVPVLMIHGYGCNRAVWLPMQKHLAAAGHPTEAIDLMPLLGDIDDYAQDIAAVVARMTRMYGRAPVLLCHSMGGLAARALLRQSTEACPVAHVITLGTPHRGTAMARSGRGRNVRQMAWASTWLRQLAASETPAVRARITSVFSWHDSIVGPAGASWLEGARHLPFSGIGHVSLLCDARVRDAVLAELARIEGTLPPPSA; translated from the coding sequence ATGACGCGCGCCGATCTACCCGCCTCCCCCACGCCGCTGGCCTCTCTGACGGCAGCCAACGCGCGGCGCATTGCGGTAGGGCTGCAATGTGCAGCGACATTGGCGGTCGCGTGGGCCGCCCATCGTTGGGGGGCGTTGAGTTGGCCAGGCACGGCTGCCGTTGCCGCAGCGGCCCTGATACTCGGTTATCTCATCTCGGTTGGCTGGGCATTTGTCATTGTATCCACGAGCCTCGGTACAGCCATTCCGGATGACCCAGTGTGGGATCGCATGCCCGTACCGCGCGAGCAGCGCATCGGCGTGGCGGGTTTTATCGCGTGCTGGTTGCGCGAATGCGCATCGGTGGCATGGATGTTTAACGTGCTGCAACCGTTTCGCGCACAGGCAGCGTTCGATGCTGCAGCGGGTGGCGGCACGCGCGTGCCCGTGCTCATGATCCACGGTTACGGCTGCAACCGCGCGGTGTGGCTGCCGATGCAGAAGCACTTGGCGGCTGCGGGCCACCCGACCGAGGCGATTGACCTGATGCCGTTGCTGGGCGACATCGACGACTACGCGCAAGACATCGCCGCCGTTGTCGCGCGTATGACGCGTATGTACGGCCGCGCGCCGGTCCTGCTCTGTCACAGCATGGGCGGACTCGCTGCGCGCGCGTTGCTGCGGCAATCCACGGAAGCCTGCCCGGTCGCACACGTCATCACGCTGGGCACGCCACATCGGGGCACGGCGATGGCGCGCAGTGGGCGCGGGCGTAACGTGCGCCAGATGGCCTGGGCCAGTACATGGTTGCGCCAGCTTGCGGCATCCGAAACGCCGGCCGTGCGGGCGCGCATCACGTCGGTCTTCTCGTGGCACGACTCCATCGTCGGGCCTGCCGGCGCGTCCTGGCTGGAGGGTGCGCGACACTTGCCGTTCTCCGGCATTGGTCATGTGTCGCTGCTATGCGACGCACGCGTGCGCGATGCGGTACTGGCAGAACTGGCGCGCATCGAAGGCACGCTGCCGCCCCCATCCGCCTGA
- a CDS encoding RDD family protein: MATTASPTSPVTAPDRLAAPTLRRRLAAMLYEGLLLFGVMFGATAIFLLLRAIIPPLARTGDIGLQVWGFLALGLYFVGFWRKRGQTLAMQTWRMRVVNADGSPISLGRAIARYTLAWIWVAAAVGIIHVSGVSRWTGAGVALACVLAWGALAWLDPQRQFLHDRLAGTRLVRS; the protein is encoded by the coding sequence ATGGCCACTACCGCTTCTCCCACCTCGCCTGTTACGGCACCTGACCGACTTGCCGCTCCCACGCTGCGCCGCCGCCTGGCTGCGATGCTCTACGAGGGCCTGCTGCTGTTTGGTGTGATGTTTGGCGCGACGGCCATCTTTCTGCTGTTGCGCGCGATCATTCCTCCGCTGGCGCGCACAGGTGATATCGGCCTGCAGGTGTGGGGCTTCCTCGCGCTTGGTCTTTACTTCGTGGGCTTCTGGCGCAAGCGCGGTCAGACGCTCGCCATGCAGACCTGGCGCATGCGCGTCGTCAACGCGGACGGCTCGCCCATCTCGCTTGGCCGTGCCATTGCGCGCTACACGCTGGCCTGGATCTGGGTGGCTGCGGCGGTCGGCATCATCCACGTGAGTGGGGTTTCCCGCTGGACTGGCGCGGGTGTTGCATTGGCCTGCGTGCTGGCCTGGGGCGCGCTGGCGTGGCTCGACCCGCAGCGCCAATTCCTGCACGACCGCCTGGCCGGCACGCGGCTGGTGCGCAGCTGA